A portion of the Scylla paramamosain isolate STU-SP2022 chromosome 2, ASM3559412v1, whole genome shotgun sequence genome contains these proteins:
- the LOC135113133 gene encoding uncharacterized protein LOC135113133 has translation MKVQILAAMVVVATVVAMTEASRVPPYLGRDCKHWCRDNNQALYCCGPPGITYPPFIRKHPGKCPSVRSTCTGVRSSRPKFCPHDDACEFRSKCCYDACVKHHVCKTVEFY, from the exons ATG AAGGTGCAAATTTTAGCAGCCATGGTGGTTGTGGCTACCGTTGTGGCCATGACGGAAGCATCCCGAGTACCTCCATATCTAGGTCGGGATTGTAAGCACTGGTGCAGAGACAACAATCAAGCACTCTACTGCTGCGGCCCTCCAGGAATTACCTATCCACCTTTTATTAGAA agcacCCTGGTAAATGTCCTTCAGTCCGCTCTACATGTACTGGTGTGAGGTCATCTAGaccaaag TTCTGCCCCCACGATGATGCTTGTGAGTTTAGAAGCAAGTGTTGCTATGACGCCTGTGTGAAGCACCACGTATGCAAGACTGTTGAATTCTACTAA